One Microplitis mediator isolate UGA2020A chromosome 3, iyMicMedi2.1, whole genome shotgun sequence DNA segment encodes these proteins:
- the LOC130665807 gene encoding arginine-glutamic acid dipeptide repeats protein-like isoform X2 produces the protein MSAGTQGEIRVGPSHQELVSCQARLPDFRRGVPSADLPSDHPDHTKHREELRWRPTSLDGDLLMYLRAARSMAAFAGMCDGGSPDDGCVAASRDDTTINALDILHDSGYDPGRALQALVKCPVPKGIDKKWSEEETKRFVKGLRQFGKDFTRIRKDLLPHKDTPELVEYYYLWKKTPGANNNRPHRRRRQGSLRRIRNTRNSRAGTQKEEIPTVQTKENNTPANTTSAKEATTEPETPSVGASASSNNNNSTSTNNNNNNSNNNNPGGEVSSVTEDDNSEEDSDSRDTNTNGSAFERSCQHCFSTTSKDYQIAGKDRLLLCLECRSHLKKTGELPPAPPYLFRPVPAESPDSPGRMRTRNKAKETPRPARPRRTGGTDTPDQEKQQQQQQQQQQQQQNQQTPDKKKKSTKSETPKKTQKRPQIDENDEDKDPQKRKRAESPSESLTTDSNSLMDEPERENEVDSNENQPSSNVPVVNEDPFSPETTPEESSETTPVSTPIPPPVITTLPINVPVIHVLEKKPVIEESPPEIKTEPEDLMNQQQQQQMQQHQQQQQQQQQQQQQQQQQQQQLQPVPLKLEPLPTEAEMSPVNEEIKSEPDLQPQNLNINQQHQQQQQQQQQQQQQQQHQQQQQQQQQQQQQQQQQQQMQQQPMINDLSQNIPRNLSQPMSNPIIIPQSIPTALPPPPPSQLPPQPPQGLPLNMQYSGSIQAAQTVPQNLSQNISIPQNIPQPIAQSLAASRDMIQPPMTNHAEPQPLAQSIPVPPLNLNIPQNLSQISQMPPSPQPLGLTVMPTDNRINERLNDDRIPERKLFDRIADRIPERMENNDHHHHHHHHQQQQDHQDRPPPEPVNLFQPIQPPPPMINEKPPAIYSLATTPPMEPQNLKIKQEIIHPEPDPLQSLKEVKVPGFQGGFPGPSLDNIKKDPDASKPPTPSKHSSQQPLAQQQQQQQQQQQPVPIQQSIAASPTPLPPPTSIPQPVMHPSQQPSPHMAHPFHPHHPLMHHSLFAAMHPYHAHGYPGYPPVSGYPSFPPYAYGPPVPHAIPPPSPQRSQESTTMMTAHHSSSSSSVTTREEGENLIATHHHSSSSHHQAATLHHDKLLSISSHSSHSHSSSHSSSQHNSQRKQQQQPPPQMVQQQGCLTPSSGMHHHHRGPPSSVPPSIQQPPIIEPKVEEMMEPEPEESPSPRGPSPEPRIEDSECHRSQSAIFLRHWNRGENNSCTRTDLMFKPVPDSKLARKREERSRKQAEREREERDRAAQQARKMSTPEKQPEVCKPPSRGPMEPVVSPYDRYAATRPSSYTDTPALRQLSEYARPHAGYSPARHPGPPDPMLHYMYAPGARERLELEHMEREKREREIRELRERELSDRLKEELMKGTPRPMPAPVDPHWIEIQRRYAAAGLAPGPSGPPHSLQHLGFYGAPPGPSQLDRERMERLGIPTGAGGGPAGAGAGHPVAHHHGQLDERLALAADPMIRLQMAGISPEYHAHTHAHTHAHTHLHLHPGQQQAQQQAQQQQEMAAAAAGYPLPAAAGANYPRPGMMQRDPTLGLHPAELLSRPYADIAAAAHHEQIQRHLMMERERGYPPSHASLVAHHEEYLRQQRERELKVRALEEAARGSRQ, from the exons ATGTCCGCTGGCACCCAGGGCGAGATTCGGGTCGGTCCATCGCACCAG GAATTGGTTTCTTGTCAGGCCCGTTTGCCTGATTTCCGGCGGGGTGTGCCATCAGCAGACCTACCATCAGATCATCCAGATCACACAAAACATCGAGAAGAATTAAGATGGAGGCCAACGTCACTGGACGGCGATCTGCTCATGTATCTAAGAGCAGCACGTTCAATGGCTGCATTTGCTGGTATGTGTGATGGAGGTTCACCAGATGATGGTTGCGTCGCAGCATCCCGAGACGACACGACTATCAACGCACTCGATATATTACACGACTCTGGATATGATCCAGGACGAGCACTTCAAGCTCTTGTCAAGTGTCCAGTCCCCAAAGGCATCGATAAAAAATGGTCCGAGGAAGAAACT AAACGATTTGTCAAAGGTCTCCGTCAATTTGGCAAAGATTTTACACGTATACGTAAAGATTTATTACCCCACAAAGACACACCAGAATTggttgaatattattatttatggaaaaaaacaCCAGGTGCAAATAATAATCGTCCCCATAGACGTAGACGTCAAGGTTCATTGCGACGTATACGAAATACACGTAACTCACGTGCGGGTACTCAGAAAGAGGAGATACCCACTGTTCAaactaaagaaaataatacaccAGCAAACACGACGAGCGCTAAGGAAGCAACTACCGAGCCAGAAACACCGTCTGTCGGTGCTTCGGCAAgtagtaataacaataatagtacaagtactaataataataataacaatagtaataataataatccggGCGGTGAAGTTAGTTCTGTGACAGAGGACGATAATTCGGAGGAAGACAGTGATTCGCGTGATACAAATACAAACGGTTCGGCATTTGAACGATCTTGTCAGCATTGTTTTTCAACAACATCTAAAGATTATCAGATTGCTGGTAAAGATAGACTATTACTTTGTCTGGAATGTCGATcacacttgaaaaaaacagGAGAATTACCTCCAGCACCGCCTTATCTATTTCGACCTGTACCTGCAGAATCACCGGACAGTCCCGGTAGAATGCGGACACGTAATAAAGCTAAAGAAACACCACGTCCAGCACGACCACGTAGAACTGGAGGTACTGATACTCCGGATCAAGAAaaacaacagcaacagcagcagcaacagcaacaacaacagcaaaaTCAACAGACACCTGACAAGAAAAAGAAGTCAACGAAATCAGAGACGCCGAAGAAAACACAAAAGAGGCCGCAAATTGATGAAAACGACGAGGATAAAGATCCACAAAAACGTAAACGTGCCGAAAGTCCATCGGAATCTCTGACGACTGATTCAAACTCGCTGATGGATGAACCAGAGCGTGAAAACGAAGTTGATTCCAATGAGAATCAACCGTCCTCAAATGTACCGGTTGTTAATGAAGATCCTTTCTCACCAGAAACAACACCCGAAGAATCCTCAGAAACTACGCCGGTATCTACACCTATTCCTCCGCCGGTAATAACGACTTTACCTATAAATGTTCCTGTTATTCATGTGCTAGAGAAAAAACCAGTCATTGAAGAGTCACCACCTGAAATTAAAACAGAACCTGAAGACTTGATGAatcaacaacagcagcagcagatGCAGCAGcatcaacaacaacagcagcagcaacaacagcaacaacaacagcagcaacaacaacaacagcaactgCAACCAGTCCCATTGAAACTAGAACCACTTCCAACAGAGGCTGAAATGTCTCCAGTGAATGAGGAAATAAAATCGGAACCTGATTTGCAgcctcaaaatttgaatattaatcaacaacatcaacaacaacagcagcagcaacaacaacaacaacaacagcagcagcatcagcagcagcaacaacaacaacagcagcagcagcaacaacaacagcaacaacaacagatGCAGCAGCAACCGATGATAAATGATTTAAGTCAGAATATACCAAGAAATTTATCACAACCAATGAGCAatccaataattattcctCAAAGTATACCTACGGCATTGCCACCACCCCCACCATCTCAATTACCACCTCAACCTCCTCAGGGTCTTCCTCTTAATATGCAATACTCAGGTAGTATACAAGCCGCTCAAACAGTACCGCAAAATCTCTCACAAAATATATCGATACCACAAAATATTCCACAACCGATAGCTCAAAGTTTAGCGGCATCGCGTGATATGATCCAACCACCAATGACGAATCATGCAGAACCACAGCCTTTGGCTCAGAGTATACCAGTACCAccgttgaatttaaatataccgCAAAATTTATCTCAAATTTCACAAATGCCACCTTCACCTCAACCACTTGGTTTGACGGTAATGCCTACGGATAATCGAATTAATGAACGACTCAATGATGACAGGATACCAGAACGTAAATTATTTGATCGTATAGCTGATAGAATACCCGAGAGAATGGAAAATAatgaccatcatcatcatcatcaccatcatcaacaacaacaagaTCACCAAGATCGTCCGCCACCGGAACCGGTTAATCTTTTCCAGCCAATCCAACCGCCACCGCCGATGATTAATGAAAAACCACCGGCTATCTACAGTCTTGCCACAACACCGCCAATGGAACCgcaaaacttaaaaataaaacaagaaaTCATTCATCCAGAACCGGATCCTCTCCAGAGTCTTAAAGAAGTTAAAGTTCCTGGATTCCAAGGCGGTTTTCCAGGTCCGAGCTTAGACAATATTAAGAAAGATCCAGACGCAAGTAAACCTCCAACGCCGAGCAAACACTCGAGCCAACAGCCTCTGGctcaacagcagcagcaacagcaacagcagcaacaaccTGTACCAATACAACAGTCAATAGCAGCATCTCCAACACCACTACCTCCACCTACGTCAATTCCCCAGCCTGTAATGCACCCAAGTCAGCAACCAAGTCCTCACATGGCTCATCCGTTCCACCCACATCATCCGTTGATGCATCATTCACTATTTGCCGCAATGCATCCTTACCATGCCCACGGTTACCCGGGTTACCCTCCAGTCAGTGGTTACCCGTCATTTCCACCTTACGCTTACGGACCACCAGTTCCTCATGCCATTCCTCCGCCATCTCCACAGCGTAGTCAAGAAAGCACGACAATGATGACTGCCCATCACTCGAGTTCGAGTTCTAGTGTAACTACGCGCGAGGAAGGCGAAAATCTGATAGCAACTCATCATCATTCTTCGTCAAGTCATCATCAAGCTGCTACGCTGCATCACGATAAGTTACTCAGTATTTCATCGCATTCGTCGCACAGTCATTCATCATCGCACAGCAGCTCACAGCACAATAGTCAACGtaaacaacaacagcaaccaCCACCTCAAATGGTACAGCAACAAGGATGTTTGACGCCATCGAGTGGAatgcatcatcatcatcgtggGCCACCGTCATCTGTCCCACCCAGCATACAGCAACCACCAATTATTGAGCCTAAGGTTGAAGAAATGATGGAACCAGAGCCAGAAGAATCACCAAGTCCACGTGGTCCGTCACCCGAACCGCGTATCGAAGATTCCGAGTGTCATCGTTCACAGTCAGCGATATTTTTACGTCACTGGAATCGCGGTGAAAATAATAGCTGTACACGTACAGATCTTATGTTTAAACCAGTGCCTGATTCAAAATTAGCACGTAAGCGGGAAGAACGGTCACGTAAACAAGCAGAACGTGAGCGCGAAGAACGTGATCGTGCTGCTCAACAAGCCCGTAAAATGTCAACGCCTGAAAAACAACCTGAAGTTTGTAAACCACCAAGTCGTGGACCAATGGAACCAGTTGTGTCGCCTTACGACAGGTACGCAGCGACGCGTCCAAGTTCTTACACAGACACACCGGCATTGAGACAGCTATCGGAATACGCGCGTCCCCATGCTGGTTACTCACCAGCTCGACATCCTGGACCACCAGATCCAATGCTACACTACATGTACGCACCTGGTGCACGTGAAAGGCTCGAGCTTGAACACATGGAGCGCGAAAAACGTGAGCGAGAGATTAGAGAATTAAGGGAACGTGAACTGAGCGATAGATTGAAAGAGGAATTGATGAAAGGAACGCCTAGACCTATGCCAGCACCTGTTGATCCCCATTGGATTGAAATACAGAGGAGATACGCTGCTGCAGGATTAGCCCCTGGACCTTCTGGACCACCTCATAGTCTTCAGCATCTTGGGTTCTACGGTGCGCCACCTGGTCCGAGTCAGTTAGACCGCGAACGTATGGAACGACTAG GGATTCCCACTGGAGCCGGCGGGGGGCCAGCGGGCGCAGGAGCCGGCCATCCTGTTGCACATCATCATGGCCAGCTTGACGAGCGACTGGCTCTAGCTGCCGATCCGATGATCCGATTACAGATGGCTGGCATCTCGCCCGAATATCATGCTCACACTCACGCGCATACTCACGCGCATACCCACTTGCACCTACATCCAGGACAACAGCAGGCCCAGCAACAAGCACAGCAACAACAGGAAATGGCTGCCGCTGCCGCTGGATACCCCCTGCCTG CGGCGGCTGGTGCTAATTACCCACGACCAGGAATGATGCAACGTGACCCAACACTTGGATTACATCCAGCGGAATTATTATCACGACCTTATGCTGATATTGCAGCGGCGGCACATCATGAACAAATTCAACGTCACCTTATGATGGAACGCGAACGCGGATATCCTCCAAGTCATGCGTCTTTAGTTGCTCATCATGAAGAATACTTaag
- the LOC130665807 gene encoding arginine-glutamic acid dipeptide repeats protein-like isoform X1, with translation MSAGTQGEIRVGPSHQELVSCQARLPDFRRGVPSADLPSDHPDHTKHREELRWRPTSLDGDLLMYLRAARSMAAFAGMCDGGSPDDGCVAASRDDTTINALDILHDSGYDPGRALQALVKCPVPKGIDKKWSEEETKRFVKGLRQFGKDFTRIRKDLLPHKDTPELVEYYYLWKKTPGANNNRPHRRRRQGSLRRIRNTRNSRAGTQKEEIPTVQTKENNTPANTTSAKEATTEPETPSVGASASSNNNNSTSTNNNNNNSNNNNPGGEVSSVTEDDNSEEDSDSRDTNTNGSAFERSCQHCFSTTSKDYQIAGKDRLLLCLECRSHLKKTGELPPAPPYLFRPVPAESPDSPGRMRTRNKAKETPRPARPRRTGGTDTPDQEKQQQQQQQQQQQQQNQQTPDKKKKSTKSETPKKTQKRPQIDENDEDKDPQKRKRAESPSESLTTDSNSLMDEPERENEVDSNENQPSSNVPVVNEDPFSPETTPEESSETTPVSTPIPPPVITTLPINVPVIHVLEKKPVIEESPPEIKTEPEDLMNQQQQQQMQQHQQQQQQQQQQQQQQQQQQQQLQPVPLKLEPLPTEAEMSPVNEEIKSEPDLQPQNLNINQQHQQQQQQQQQQQQQQQHQQQQQQQQQQQQQQQQQQQMQQQPMINDLSQNIPRNLSQPMSNPIIIPQSIPTALPPPPPSQLPPQPPQGLPLNMQYSGSIQAAQTVPQNLSQNISIPQNIPQPIAQSLAASRDMIQPPMTNHAEPQPLAQSIPVPPLNLNIPQNLSQISQMPPSPQPLGLTVMPTDNRINERLNDDRIPERKLFDRIADRIPERMENNDHHHHHHHHQQQQDHQDRPPPEPVNLFQPIQPPPPMINEKPPAIYSLATTPPMEPQNLKIKQEIIHPEPDPLQSLKEVKVPGFQGGFPGPSLDNIKKDPDASKPPTPSKHSSQQPLAQQQQQQQQQQQPVPIQQSIAASPTPLPPPTSIPQPVMHPSQQPSPHMAHPFHPHHPLMHHSLFAAMHPYHAHGYPGYPPVSGYPSFPPYAYGPPVPHAIPPPSPQRSQESTTMMTAHHSSSSSSVTTREEGENLIATHHHSSSSHHQAATLHHDKLLSISSHSSHSHSSSHSSSQHNSQRKQQQQPPPQMVQQQGCLTPSSGMHHHHRGPPSSVPPSIQQPPIIEPKVEEMMEPEPEESPSPRGPSPEPRIEDSECHRSQSAIFLRHWNRGENNSCTRTDLMFKPVPDSKLARKREERSRKQAEREREERDRAAQQARKMSTPEKQPEVCKPPSRGPMEPVVSPYDRYAATRPSSYTDTPALRQLSEYARPHAGYSPARHPGPPDPMLHYMYAPGARERLELEHMEREKREREIRELRERELSDRLKEELMKGTPRPMPAPVDPHWIEIQRRYAAAGLAPGPSGPPHSLQHLGFYGAPPGPSQLDRERMERLGIPTGAGGGPAGAGAGHPVAHHHGQLDERLALAADPMIRLQMAGISPEYHAHTHAHTHAHTHLHLHPGQQQAQQQAQQQQEMAAAAAGYPLPAAAGANYPRPGMMQRDPTLGLHPAELLSRPYADIAAAAHHEQIQRHLMMERERGYPPSHASLVAHHEEYLRNFYYRQQRERELKVRALEEAARGSRQ, from the exons ATGTCCGCTGGCACCCAGGGCGAGATTCGGGTCGGTCCATCGCACCAG GAATTGGTTTCTTGTCAGGCCCGTTTGCCTGATTTCCGGCGGGGTGTGCCATCAGCAGACCTACCATCAGATCATCCAGATCACACAAAACATCGAGAAGAATTAAGATGGAGGCCAACGTCACTGGACGGCGATCTGCTCATGTATCTAAGAGCAGCACGTTCAATGGCTGCATTTGCTGGTATGTGTGATGGAGGTTCACCAGATGATGGTTGCGTCGCAGCATCCCGAGACGACACGACTATCAACGCACTCGATATATTACACGACTCTGGATATGATCCAGGACGAGCACTTCAAGCTCTTGTCAAGTGTCCAGTCCCCAAAGGCATCGATAAAAAATGGTCCGAGGAAGAAACT AAACGATTTGTCAAAGGTCTCCGTCAATTTGGCAAAGATTTTACACGTATACGTAAAGATTTATTACCCCACAAAGACACACCAGAATTggttgaatattattatttatggaaaaaaacaCCAGGTGCAAATAATAATCGTCCCCATAGACGTAGACGTCAAGGTTCATTGCGACGTATACGAAATACACGTAACTCACGTGCGGGTACTCAGAAAGAGGAGATACCCACTGTTCAaactaaagaaaataatacaccAGCAAACACGACGAGCGCTAAGGAAGCAACTACCGAGCCAGAAACACCGTCTGTCGGTGCTTCGGCAAgtagtaataacaataatagtacaagtactaataataataataacaatagtaataataataatccggGCGGTGAAGTTAGTTCTGTGACAGAGGACGATAATTCGGAGGAAGACAGTGATTCGCGTGATACAAATACAAACGGTTCGGCATTTGAACGATCTTGTCAGCATTGTTTTTCAACAACATCTAAAGATTATCAGATTGCTGGTAAAGATAGACTATTACTTTGTCTGGAATGTCGATcacacttgaaaaaaacagGAGAATTACCTCCAGCACCGCCTTATCTATTTCGACCTGTACCTGCAGAATCACCGGACAGTCCCGGTAGAATGCGGACACGTAATAAAGCTAAAGAAACACCACGTCCAGCACGACCACGTAGAACTGGAGGTACTGATACTCCGGATCAAGAAaaacaacagcaacagcagcagcaacagcaacaacaacagcaaaaTCAACAGACACCTGACAAGAAAAAGAAGTCAACGAAATCAGAGACGCCGAAGAAAACACAAAAGAGGCCGCAAATTGATGAAAACGACGAGGATAAAGATCCACAAAAACGTAAACGTGCCGAAAGTCCATCGGAATCTCTGACGACTGATTCAAACTCGCTGATGGATGAACCAGAGCGTGAAAACGAAGTTGATTCCAATGAGAATCAACCGTCCTCAAATGTACCGGTTGTTAATGAAGATCCTTTCTCACCAGAAACAACACCCGAAGAATCCTCAGAAACTACGCCGGTATCTACACCTATTCCTCCGCCGGTAATAACGACTTTACCTATAAATGTTCCTGTTATTCATGTGCTAGAGAAAAAACCAGTCATTGAAGAGTCACCACCTGAAATTAAAACAGAACCTGAAGACTTGATGAatcaacaacagcagcagcagatGCAGCAGcatcaacaacaacagcagcagcaacaacagcaacaacaacagcagcaacaacaacaacagcaactgCAACCAGTCCCATTGAAACTAGAACCACTTCCAACAGAGGCTGAAATGTCTCCAGTGAATGAGGAAATAAAATCGGAACCTGATTTGCAgcctcaaaatttgaatattaatcaacaacatcaacaacaacagcagcagcaacaacaacaacaacaacagcagcagcatcagcagcagcaacaacaacaacagcagcagcagcaacaacaacagcaacaacaacagatGCAGCAGCAACCGATGATAAATGATTTAAGTCAGAATATACCAAGAAATTTATCACAACCAATGAGCAatccaataattattcctCAAAGTATACCTACGGCATTGCCACCACCCCCACCATCTCAATTACCACCTCAACCTCCTCAGGGTCTTCCTCTTAATATGCAATACTCAGGTAGTATACAAGCCGCTCAAACAGTACCGCAAAATCTCTCACAAAATATATCGATACCACAAAATATTCCACAACCGATAGCTCAAAGTTTAGCGGCATCGCGTGATATGATCCAACCACCAATGACGAATCATGCAGAACCACAGCCTTTGGCTCAGAGTATACCAGTACCAccgttgaatttaaatataccgCAAAATTTATCTCAAATTTCACAAATGCCACCTTCACCTCAACCACTTGGTTTGACGGTAATGCCTACGGATAATCGAATTAATGAACGACTCAATGATGACAGGATACCAGAACGTAAATTATTTGATCGTATAGCTGATAGAATACCCGAGAGAATGGAAAATAatgaccatcatcatcatcatcaccatcatcaacaacaacaagaTCACCAAGATCGTCCGCCACCGGAACCGGTTAATCTTTTCCAGCCAATCCAACCGCCACCGCCGATGATTAATGAAAAACCACCGGCTATCTACAGTCTTGCCACAACACCGCCAATGGAACCgcaaaacttaaaaataaaacaagaaaTCATTCATCCAGAACCGGATCCTCTCCAGAGTCTTAAAGAAGTTAAAGTTCCTGGATTCCAAGGCGGTTTTCCAGGTCCGAGCTTAGACAATATTAAGAAAGATCCAGACGCAAGTAAACCTCCAACGCCGAGCAAACACTCGAGCCAACAGCCTCTGGctcaacagcagcagcaacagcaacagcagcaacaaccTGTACCAATACAACAGTCAATAGCAGCATCTCCAACACCACTACCTCCACCTACGTCAATTCCCCAGCCTGTAATGCACCCAAGTCAGCAACCAAGTCCTCACATGGCTCATCCGTTCCACCCACATCATCCGTTGATGCATCATTCACTATTTGCCGCAATGCATCCTTACCATGCCCACGGTTACCCGGGTTACCCTCCAGTCAGTGGTTACCCGTCATTTCCACCTTACGCTTACGGACCACCAGTTCCTCATGCCATTCCTCCGCCATCTCCACAGCGTAGTCAAGAAAGCACGACAATGATGACTGCCCATCACTCGAGTTCGAGTTCTAGTGTAACTACGCGCGAGGAAGGCGAAAATCTGATAGCAACTCATCATCATTCTTCGTCAAGTCATCATCAAGCTGCTACGCTGCATCACGATAAGTTACTCAGTATTTCATCGCATTCGTCGCACAGTCATTCATCATCGCACAGCAGCTCACAGCACAATAGTCAACGtaaacaacaacagcaaccaCCACCTCAAATGGTACAGCAACAAGGATGTTTGACGCCATCGAGTGGAatgcatcatcatcatcgtggGCCACCGTCATCTGTCCCACCCAGCATACAGCAACCACCAATTATTGAGCCTAAGGTTGAAGAAATGATGGAACCAGAGCCAGAAGAATCACCAAGTCCACGTGGTCCGTCACCCGAACCGCGTATCGAAGATTCCGAGTGTCATCGTTCACAGTCAGCGATATTTTTACGTCACTGGAATCGCGGTGAAAATAATAGCTGTACACGTACAGATCTTATGTTTAAACCAGTGCCTGATTCAAAATTAGCACGTAAGCGGGAAGAACGGTCACGTAAACAAGCAGAACGTGAGCGCGAAGAACGTGATCGTGCTGCTCAACAAGCCCGTAAAATGTCAACGCCTGAAAAACAACCTGAAGTTTGTAAACCACCAAGTCGTGGACCAATGGAACCAGTTGTGTCGCCTTACGACAGGTACGCAGCGACGCGTCCAAGTTCTTACACAGACACACCGGCATTGAGACAGCTATCGGAATACGCGCGTCCCCATGCTGGTTACTCACCAGCTCGACATCCTGGACCACCAGATCCAATGCTACACTACATGTACGCACCTGGTGCACGTGAAAGGCTCGAGCTTGAACACATGGAGCGCGAAAAACGTGAGCGAGAGATTAGAGAATTAAGGGAACGTGAACTGAGCGATAGATTGAAAGAGGAATTGATGAAAGGAACGCCTAGACCTATGCCAGCACCTGTTGATCCCCATTGGATTGAAATACAGAGGAGATACGCTGCTGCAGGATTAGCCCCTGGACCTTCTGGACCACCTCATAGTCTTCAGCATCTTGGGTTCTACGGTGCGCCACCTGGTCCGAGTCAGTTAGACCGCGAACGTATGGAACGACTAG GGATTCCCACTGGAGCCGGCGGGGGGCCAGCGGGCGCAGGAGCCGGCCATCCTGTTGCACATCATCATGGCCAGCTTGACGAGCGACTGGCTCTAGCTGCCGATCCGATGATCCGATTACAGATGGCTGGCATCTCGCCCGAATATCATGCTCACACTCACGCGCATACTCACGCGCATACCCACTTGCACCTACATCCAGGACAACAGCAGGCCCAGCAACAAGCACAGCAACAACAGGAAATGGCTGCCGCTGCCGCTGGATACCCCCTGCCTG CGGCGGCTGGTGCTAATTACCCACGACCAGGAATGATGCAACGTGACCCAACACTTGGATTACATCCAGCGGAATTATTATCACGACCTTATGCTGATATTGCAGCGGCGGCACATCATGAACAAATTCAACGTCACCTTATGATGGAACGCGAACGCGGATATCCTCCAAGTCATGCGTCTTTAGTTGCTCATCATGAAGAATACTTaag